TGATTTAACTTGATCAACAATTGTTTAATTGCAGATTTATTTTTGCTTAAGCTTTGTAGTTCAATACTTTCTAAGAAGTAAGCACAACGCTCGGCTCCAACAGCTCGTGCCGAGGTTTTAAGGTAGTGAGCTTGCTCTTTAATGTTTGAAAAATCGTTTTTATTAAATGACGTAACAATGTCTTTAAGTAATGTTGCTGATTGACCTAAAAACTCAAATTGAAACTTTCTTATTTTTACAGGTTCATCGCCAATAAGCTCAATGATGGTTGCTTTGTTGAGGGTTTTTAGTTGAACAGAGTTACTCATACCAACGCTCCATTATTTGCTTAATATCACAAAGTTTTACTGGCTTGCTTAAAAAGTCACTCATTCCTATTGAGGTACAAAGCGCTTTTTCTCCCTTCATAACGGCGCCTGACACAGCAATAATCGGGATAGGCTCGCGTTCAGCTGCTGCTTCTTCAGTACGAATGAGTCGAGTCATTTCATAGCCGTCTATTTCGGGCATATGGCAATCAGTTAAAATTAATTTGTAATGGCCATTGCGCCAACAATACAGTCCTTCTTCGCCATTATTGGCGACATCACAGTTAACTCCGAGTC
The sequence above is drawn from the Pseudoalteromonas phenolica genome and encodes:
- a CDS encoding Hpt domain-containing protein, which translates into the protein MSNSVQLKTLNKATIIELIGDEPVKIRKFQFEFLGQSATLLKDIVTSFNKNDFSNIKEQAHYLKTSARAVGAERCAYFLESIELQSLSKNKSAIKQLLIKLNHELKAIQMELKNDES